Proteins encoded together in one Prunus dulcis chromosome 3, ALMONDv2, whole genome shotgun sequence window:
- the LOC117622141 gene encoding sulfite exporter TauE/SafE family protein 3-like isoform X1, with protein MATEAVGAEWSGLRWTAILLVTGFLVLASAQGTSLERDDASSRYINGTQKFQSDSDIFTRVFNFLWQQGPGSYEHVWPEMKLGWKIVVGTVIGFFGAAFGTVGGVGGGGIFVPMLTLIIGFDQKSSTAISKCMITGAAFSSVIYNLRLRHPTLDLPLIDYDLALLFQPMLVLGISIGVAFNVIFADWMITVLLIITFIGTSTRAFYKGIETWKKETIIKEEAARRQMQSNGDPREEVEYKPLPGGPSIGTPTEIREPKRTEVPIIENLYWKELLVLVAVWVIILVLQISKNYTTTCSATYWALNLLQLPVAFGVTIYEAVNLYTGRRVIASKGESNTDWKVHQLVLYSACGIIAGIVGGLLGLGGGFILGPVFLELGIPPQVSSATATFAMTFSASMSVIEYYLLHRFPVPYALYLAAVATLSAIVGQHVVRKVVMILGRASIIIFILAFTIFVSAISLGGVGIADMVEKIEHKEYMGFENICTYDA; from the exons ATGGCTACAGAAGCTGTTGGAGCAGAATGGTCGGGTCTGAGGTGGACTGCAATATTGCTTGTGACTGGTTTTCTTGTACTTGCTTCAGCACAAGGAACCAGCTTGGAGCGAGATGATGCTTCTTCAAGATACATTAATGGGACTCAAAAGTTTCAATCTGATTCTGATATATTTACCAGAGTGTTCAACTTTCTATGGCAACAAGGTCCAGGGAGTTATGAGCATGTTTGGCCT GAAATGAAATTGGGCTGGAAAATTGTGGTGGGTACAGTAATTGGATTCTTTGGGGCTGCTTTTGGGACTGTGGGTGGAGTTGGTGGGGGTGGCATTTTTGTTCCAATGCTCACTCTGATTATTGGGTTTGATCAAAAATCATCAACAGCAATATCAAAGT GTATGATCACTGGTGCTGCATTTTCTTCTGTTATCTACAATTTAAGGCTAAGGCATCCCACGCTTGACCTGCCCCTCATCGACTATGACTTGGCGCTTCTTTTCCAACCAATGCTTGTGCTTGGGATCAGTATTGGAGTTGCTTTCAATGTGATATTTGCTGACTGGATGATTACCGTGTTGCTAATTATTACTTTCATAG GCACATCAACTAGGGCATTCTACAAGGGCATTGAGACATGGAAGAAAGAAACTATAATAAAAGAG GAGGCTGCTAGACGACAAATGCAGTCGAATG GGGATCCTAGGGAAGAAGTTGAATACAAACCTCTACCTGGTGGCCCAAGCATTGGCACTCCAACAGAAATCAGGGAACCTAAAAGAACAGAG GTTCCTATCATTGAGAATCTTTACTGGAAGGAACTTCTAGTTCTTGTTGCTGTCTGGGTCATAATACTTGTATTGCAGATTTCTAAG AATTATACCACAACTTGTTCAGCTACATATTGGGCATTAAACCTCTTGCAG CTCCCTGTTGCTTTCGGAGTAACTATATATGAGGCAGTTAACCTGTACACGGGACGTAGAGTGATTGCATCCAAGGGCGAATCGAACACAGATTGGAAAGTGCACCAGCTTGTTCTTTATAGTGCCTGTGGCATCATAGCTGGTATAGTTGGTGGATTGCTTGGTCTTGGTGGAGGGTTCATTTTGGGTCCTGTCTTTCTGGAGCTGGGAATCCCACCTCAG GTGTCAAGTGCCACAGCCACATTTGCCATGACATTTTCTGCCTCCATGTCTGTTATAGAGTACTACCTCCTACATCGTTTTCCAGTTCCTTACG CTCTCTATCTTGCTGCTGTAGCCACCCTTTCTGCCATTGTAGGGCAACATGTAGTGAGAAAGGTGGTCATGATTTTAGGGAGAGCATCTATAATTATCTTCATTCTGGCCTTCACAATCTTTGTGAGTGCAATATCATTAG GTGGGGTTGGAATAGCAGATATGGTTGAAAAGATTGAGCACAAAGAGTACATGGGATTTGAAAACATCTGCACTTATGATGCCTAG
- the LOC117622141 gene encoding sulfite exporter TauE/SafE family protein 3-like isoform X2 → MATEAVGAEWSGLRWTAILLVTGFLVLASAQGTSLERDDASSRYINGTQKFQSDSDIFTRVFNFLWQQGPGSYEHVWPEMKLGWKIVVGTVIGFFGAAFGTVGGVGGGGIFVPMLTLIIGFDQKSSTAISKCMITGAAFSSVIYNLRLRHPTLDLPLIDYDLALLFQPMLVLGISIGVAFNVIFADWMITVLLIITFIGTSTRAFYKGIETWKKETIIKEEAARRQMQSNGDPREEVEYKPLPGGPSIGTPTEIREPKRTEVPIIENLYWKELLVLVAVWVIILVLQISKNYTTTCSATYWALNLLQLPVAFGVTIYEAVNLYTGRRVIASKGESNTDWKVHQLVLYSACGIIAGIVGGLLGLGGGFILGPVFLELGIPPQVSSATATFAMTFSASMSVIEYYLLHRFPVPYVLFDLSCSSLSCCCSHPFCHCRATCSEKGGHDFRESIYNYLHSGLHNLCECNIIRWGWNSRYG, encoded by the exons ATGGCTACAGAAGCTGTTGGAGCAGAATGGTCGGGTCTGAGGTGGACTGCAATATTGCTTGTGACTGGTTTTCTTGTACTTGCTTCAGCACAAGGAACCAGCTTGGAGCGAGATGATGCTTCTTCAAGATACATTAATGGGACTCAAAAGTTTCAATCTGATTCTGATATATTTACCAGAGTGTTCAACTTTCTATGGCAACAAGGTCCAGGGAGTTATGAGCATGTTTGGCCT GAAATGAAATTGGGCTGGAAAATTGTGGTGGGTACAGTAATTGGATTCTTTGGGGCTGCTTTTGGGACTGTGGGTGGAGTTGGTGGGGGTGGCATTTTTGTTCCAATGCTCACTCTGATTATTGGGTTTGATCAAAAATCATCAACAGCAATATCAAAGT GTATGATCACTGGTGCTGCATTTTCTTCTGTTATCTACAATTTAAGGCTAAGGCATCCCACGCTTGACCTGCCCCTCATCGACTATGACTTGGCGCTTCTTTTCCAACCAATGCTTGTGCTTGGGATCAGTATTGGAGTTGCTTTCAATGTGATATTTGCTGACTGGATGATTACCGTGTTGCTAATTATTACTTTCATAG GCACATCAACTAGGGCATTCTACAAGGGCATTGAGACATGGAAGAAAGAAACTATAATAAAAGAG GAGGCTGCTAGACGACAAATGCAGTCGAATG GGGATCCTAGGGAAGAAGTTGAATACAAACCTCTACCTGGTGGCCCAAGCATTGGCACTCCAACAGAAATCAGGGAACCTAAAAGAACAGAG GTTCCTATCATTGAGAATCTTTACTGGAAGGAACTTCTAGTTCTTGTTGCTGTCTGGGTCATAATACTTGTATTGCAGATTTCTAAG AATTATACCACAACTTGTTCAGCTACATATTGGGCATTAAACCTCTTGCAG CTCCCTGTTGCTTTCGGAGTAACTATATATGAGGCAGTTAACCTGTACACGGGACGTAGAGTGATTGCATCCAAGGGCGAATCGAACACAGATTGGAAAGTGCACCAGCTTGTTCTTTATAGTGCCTGTGGCATCATAGCTGGTATAGTTGGTGGATTGCTTGGTCTTGGTGGAGGGTTCATTTTGGGTCCTGTCTTTCTGGAGCTGGGAATCCCACCTCAG GTGTCAAGTGCCACAGCCACATTTGCCATGACATTTTCTGCCTCCATGTCTGTTATAGAGTACTACCTCCTACATCGTTTTCCAGTTCCTTACG TGTTATTTGATTTGTCTTGCAGCTCTCTATCTTGCTGCTGTAGCCACCCTTTCTGCCATTGTAGGGCAACATGTAGTGAGAAAGGTGGTCATGATTTTAGGGAGAGCATCTATAATTATCTTCATTCTGGCCTTCACAATCTTTGTGAGTGCAATATCATTAG GTGGGGTTGGAATAGCAGATATGGTTGA
- the LOC117623491 gene encoding sulfite exporter TauE/SafE family protein 3-like has protein sequence MGQVGLEWWSLRRTAAMVVIGFLLAASVVASAQETLEQDASSYSGSDKFQPDYFERVLNFLWQPGRLGYEHVWPELKFDWKIVVGTVIGFIGASFGTVGGVGGGGIFVPMLTLIIGFDEKSSTAISKCMITGGAAASVFYNLRLRHPTLDLPIIDYDLALLLQPMLLLGISIGVSFNVIFADWMITVLLIIFFLGTSTKAFLKGVEAWKRETVMKQEFARLMQSDGNSSDEVEYGPLASGPNNVILLGTKEFKRTEVSIIENVYWKELLLLVAVWVIILALQIAKNYTTTCSAEYWVLNLLQIPVAFGVSTYEAVNLYKGRRVIASKEESGTDWKVHQLVLYCACGIIAGIVGGLLGLGGGFILGPLFLELGIPPQVSSATATFAMTFSASMSVVEYYLLKRFPVPFAVYFAVVSSLSALVGQHVVRKVISVLGRASIIIFILASTIFVSAISLGGVGIADMIGKIERKEYMGFENICN, from the exons ATGGGTCAAGTTGGATTAGAATGGTGGAGTCTTAGGAGGACGGCTGCAATGGTTGTGATTGGTTTTCTTCTAGCAGCTTCAGTAGTTGCTTCAGCACAAGAAACTTTGGAACAAGATGCTTCAAGTTACAGTGGGAGTGATAAGTTTCAACCCGATTATTTCGAGAGAGTGTTGAACTTTCTTTGGCAGCCGGGTCGATTGGGTTATGAGCATGTTTGGCCT GAACTGAAATTCGACTGGAAAATTGTTGTCGGTACAGTAATTGGATTCATCGGTGCTTCTTTTGGGACTGTTGGTGGAGTTGGTGGAGGTGGCATTTTTGTTCCAATGCTCACTTTGATTATAGGATTTGATGAGAAATCTTCAACGGCAATATCGAAAT GTATGATCACTGGTGGAGCAGCTGCAAGTGTTTTCTACAATTTGAGGCTAAGGCATCCGACACTTGATCTGCCGATCATCGACTATGACCTGGCACTTCTTTTGCAACCAATGCTTTTGCTTGGGATCAGTATTGGAGTTTCTTTCAATGTTATCTTTGCTGACTGGATGATCACAGTGttgctaattatttttttcttag GCACATCAACGAAGGCATTCTTGAAGGGTGTTGAGGCATGGAAAAGAGAAACTGTAATGAAACAG gAGTTTGCCAGACTAATGCAGTCAGATG GTAATTCTAGTGACGAAGTTGAATACGGACCTCTAGCTAGTGGCCCAAACAATGTCATTCTATTAGGCACCAAGGAATTTAAAAGAACAGAG GTTTCTATTATTGAGAATGTTTACTGGAAGGAATTACTACTACTTGTTGCTGTCTGGGTCATAATACTTGCGTTGCAGATTGCTAAG AATTACACCACAACTTGTTCAGCAGAATACTGGGTATTAAATCTCCTGCAG atcCCTGTGGCTTTCGGAGTATCTACGTATGAGGCAGTTAACCTGTACAAGGGGCGCAGAGTAATTGCATCCAAGGAAGAATCAGGCACAGATTGGAAAGTGCACCAGCTTGTTCTGTATTGTGCCTGTGGCATCATAGCTGGGATAGTTGGCGGATTGCTTGGTCTTGGTGGAGGGTTCATTCTGGGACCTCTTTTTCTTGAGCTGGGAATCCCACCTCAG GTATCTAGTGCAACTGCCACATTTGCAATGACGTTCTCTGCATCCATGTCCGTTGTTGAGTACTACCTCCTCAAACGTTTTCCGGTCCCTTTCG CTGTCTACTTTGCTGTTGTGTCCAGCCTGTCTGCCCTTGTAGGCCAACATGTGGTGAGAAAGGTGATCAGTGTATTAGGCAGAGCATCTATAATTATCTTCATTCTGGCCTCCACAATCTTTGTGAGTGCAATATCACTAG gTGGGGTTGGCATAGCAGATATGATTGGAAAGATAGAGCGCAAAGAATACATGGGATTTGAAAACATCTGCAATTAG